A region from the Diadema setosum chromosome 13, eeDiaSeto1, whole genome shotgun sequence genome encodes:
- the LOC140236997 gene encoding TM2 domain-containing protein 1-like → MDVPARLLRSLSRTWIWLCLVLLVGMLANSAHPEEFDFTCTELLLGQFECAEPQVNLSTQAAQGCSNGEALVNCYPAPGIMCDGIVHNGSTVGFQKPIPCRNTNGYSYRTTLLLSIFLGMFGIDRLYLGYLALGLLKFCTMGLLFVGHFVDVILIATQVVGPADGSAYVMDFYSPRLVKMTINNETYFVPQDIIT, encoded by the exons ATGGATGTTCCAGCAAGGCTGCTCAGGAGCTTGTCACGTACATGGATTTGGCTGTGCCTTGTATTACTAGTTGGCATGTTGGCCAATTCAGCACACCCGGAGGAATTTGACTTCACCTGCACAGAGTTGCTTCTTGGACA ATTTGAATGTGCAGAACCGCAGGTCAATCTGTCAACCCAGGCAGCTCAGGGGTGTTCAAACGGTGAAGCACTTG TAAACTGCTATCCTGCGCCAGGAATTATGTGTGATGGCATTGTTCATAATGGATCAACGGTTGGATTCCAGAAGCCCATTCCTTGTAGAAATAC AAATGGATACTCCTACAGGACGACCCTGCTCTTGTCCATATTCCTGGGGATGTTTGGCATCGACCGACTCTACCTTGGCTATTTGGCACTGGGACTCCTCAAGTTCTGTACCATGGGGCTGCTCTTTGTCGGGCATTTTGTGGATGTCATTCTCATCGCTACTCAG GTTGTTGGTCCTGCAGATGGTTCAGCATACGTGATGGACTTCTATTCTCCAAGACTAGTAAAGATGACAATTAACAATGAGACATATTTTGTGCCTCAAGATATAATTACGTGA